In Psychrobacter ciconiae, the genomic window ATAATTGCTGATAAAACTAAAATTATTCAATAACAAAAAAAGCGCTTAGACATAAAGCGCTTTTTGATTGCTCAGTTCTTCAGCTTACCGTTATTTTACCCGAGCACGGTATTTCACCATGACCGTGTCATTAAGTCCGACCCCTTCTAAATCCCAACGCAAAGCCTTGTAATACTGCAGCGGGATTTCTTGGGCTTGACCATCCACCTGACCGCGAAGCGGCATTCGTGCAAAGGTTGTGCTATCGGCACTGGCAAACGCAAAATCGGGGGCAACGCTGCCCACCAATTCTACTTGCTCAGGAATGCTCATGGTCACCGTCATTTTGCGGACGCGGTCGGGATTGGTGTTGGTAAAGTAGCCTTGATATTCAATGATGTTGCCTGCTTGCAAGCGCGTGTTGGCAGTAACAGGAACCAAGGTTTCCCGACCATTGGCATCAGTGCTCAAAAGCGCGGCGGTAACTTTGGTCGCGACGGCTTGGGCGCTTGAATTACTTGCCGCTTGCACGGTCGCCGAACTGTCAAGGACAGGCTCAGGGGTGGGCAGCATGGCAGAAGCCTGCGTCACTGCCATAGCGCTGATGAGCGTTCCTGCAATGACAAAAAATAGGCGATGAGCGCCGCCTTTGGTGAACGGCTGAGACAACGGATTGCGGTTTTTCATAATGACGAGGATTCCTAATTTGAGCAGGTCGCCAATACCTACAAAGGTGAGTGTTGGCGACTGAGATTAATGGGCAAACTTCACGCACAATTGCCATCAACTTTAGCATATCAAAAGCGGATTAGCACCATGCTAACGCCTTGTTGCCGTTATGTATATGCCATTGATTCAAGTTTGCCTTAAACTTGTTAAAATAAAAGATAGCCCAATTTGCTGTTTTTTGCTATGGTAAATTAAAAGCTTTCAACATTTTTTTATGACGCGGCGGCAAATTTTTTGACCGCTTTTTGAGTGATTAACCGTTTTTATGATGACGACAAACCCCATGCCCCAAATCAACCCCGACTACGTTCATTGGTTCCGCAATTCAGCGCCCTATATCAACACCCATCGCGGCAAAACGTTCGTGATTATGTTTGGCGGCGAGGCGGTCAATCATCCCAACTTTAGCAATCTGATTCACGATTTTGCTTTACTTCATAGCCTTGGCATCAAGCTGGTCTTGGTTCATGGCGCACGGCCGCAAATCGAAAAAAACCTAACCGATACCGGAATTACCTCGCCTTTGCATCATGACATCCGTGTGACCCCGCGCGAAGCCATGCCCGCGATTTTGCAAGCGGTCGGCTCAATTCGCCTGCAAATTGAAGCTCAGCTGTCGATGGGACTTGCCAACTCGCCGATGTTCGGCTCACGAATTGACGCGGTTTCTGGCAACTTTGTCACCGCCAGACCGTTTGGTGTTCGTGATGGCGTTGATTATCAAATGACCGGTGAAGTCCGAGCCATTGACGTTGATGCCATCAAAAATAACTTGCTGCATAATCATATTGTCATCTTAGGCTCGATGGGATACTCAGCGACCGGCGAGGTGTTTAACTTATTAGGCGAAGATGTGGCATTAAGTGCTGCCGTCGCTTTGGGCGCGGATAAGCTGATATTCTTGGGCGAAGAAACGGGCATCAATGACAACGGTCGCCTGCTTCGCGAAATGATTCCCAATGAGGTTGACCGCTTTTTACGTGACCGTGATTTAAACTGTGAGATCAATTACTTTTTATATTGCGCTGCCAAAGCTTGCCGCGAAGGCGTCCACAGAACGCATATTATCTCCTATGCCAAAGACGGTGCGCTACTTGAGGAGCTATTCACCCGCGACGGCTCAGGAACGCTGATTAGCCACGACCCTTACGAAGAAATCCGCCACGCTGAAATCGATGATGTGGTCGGCTTAACCGAACTGTTAGCGCCGCTTGAAGCTGAAGGCATCTTAGTGCCGCGCTCGCGTGAGCGCTTGGAACAAGAGATTGACCGTTACAGCGTCATTGAGCGCGACGGCATGATTTTAGGTTGCGCCGCCTTGCATCAGTTAGATGACAGCTCAGCTGAAGTAGCTTGCGTTGCCGTTCATCCGGACTACCGAAAAGGCAGTCGCGGTGCGGATTTACTGGCGTTTTTAGAGCAGCAAGCGCGAAGTCATGGTCTACAAAAGCTGTTTGTATTGACCACGCGAACTGCGCATTGGTTTGTTGAGCAAGGCTTTGTTGAGGTTGACGCCGCCGCCTTACCCGAAGCCCGCCTAAAACAATACCACAATGGTCGCAACTCAAAAGTTTTTGAAAAAGTACTTTAACCTTATTGGTGACCCAGTTTTGCCAATTTAGCTTTAATAATTTAACTGCCATCAAAAAAGCCTTCAAGATGAAGGCTTTTTTAATGCTTAAAGTTTAGCTTATTTGGCAGGGTTTACTTTTAATAATTCAACCGTAAAAATCAAAGTGCTGTTCGGCTCAATTCCGGCATTGCCCGCTTCGCCATAAGCCAAGTCTGAGGGGATAAAGAATTCGTATTTGCCGCCTTCTTTCATAAGCTGAAGCCCTTCAGTCCAGCCAGCAATCACTTGATTGAGCGGAAACTCAATCGGCTCGCCGCGCTCATAGGAGCTGTCAAACACCGTACCATCAATCAATTTGCCTTCGTAGTTCACCTCAACCACATCGGTGGCTTTTGGCGACTTGCCTGTGCCTTCTTTAATGGCTTTATATTGTAGTCCTGAAGCGGTGGTTTTCACGCCTTCTTTTTTGGCATTTTGCGCTAAGAACTCTTGACCTTTGGTGGTGTTTTCTGCCGCTTTTGACTGCATATCTTTAATCATTTTTTCTTCTTGCTCTTTTTGATATGCCATCAGCACTTCTTGCATTTGCTCTTGCGTCAGGGCTGATTCTTTACCTTCGTAACCATCACGAAAGCCTTTTTCAAAGGTGTCCAAATTTAAGTCTTGCACCGTATCTTTATTGCCTTCTGCCATCATATAGCCCAAGCTATAGCCCACTTTTTCATTGGCAGGGCTTTGCTCAGTGACCGCCACACTTTTGGCAGCCGATTGTTTGGCATCGTTGTTGGTGCTACAACCTGAAACCAATATCAAAGCACTTGCCAGCGTCGTCAGGGTCAATGTGGTGATTTTTTTCATACGTTACTCTCAGTGGAAGCTTAGGTGTTACGCCTATAAAACTTAATGAAACCATGGGTGAAACCGAAAATATGGCAGCCTCAAAAGCCATCAACCATTTGTTTTATCAGTAATAGCGACGGCTTTATTGGATTGACCAATGGCGAGTGAACCATAAATTGCCCGTGGGTCAGCTGCTTGACATCATATCAAATCTTAGAAATCGGGGCTAGATTTCCTGTAAAATTATCCGGCTTATGTATAATCTATGTTAATGCAGACTGTTTAAATAACAACTTATCACATAATCACAGTAATAAGTTAAGCTTCCTGTCTTTAATTTATCTAAACTATTAGCTAAGCTAAATAAGTGAAAACTATCCGTAATATTCAGTCACATTTTATAAAAACTTTTAAAAAAATCTCACTTTTAGCCCGTTAAAGCCTTTAACTATAAACTGCGACTGACTGATTATCGACAGTAAATGCTATAAACCATTGTCTTTAAAAGATTGTTTTCAAAAGACAATTATCACTATCAAGACTCAACTAAAACAATAATTTTAAAATTCTAAAATGCTTATTTTATTTATATTTTTAGATTGAAATAAGT contains:
- the argA gene encoding amino-acid N-acetyltransferase; this translates as MTTNPMPQINPDYVHWFRNSAPYINTHRGKTFVIMFGGEAVNHPNFSNLIHDFALLHSLGIKLVLVHGARPQIEKNLTDTGITSPLHHDIRVTPREAMPAILQAVGSIRLQIEAQLSMGLANSPMFGSRIDAVSGNFVTARPFGVRDGVDYQMTGEVRAIDVDAIKNNLLHNHIVILGSMGYSATGEVFNLLGEDVALSAAVALGADKLIFLGEETGINDNGRLLREMIPNEVDRFLRDRDLNCEINYFLYCAAKACREGVHRTHIISYAKDGALLEELFTRDGSGTLISHDPYEEIRHAEIDDVVGLTELLAPLEAEGILVPRSRERLEQEIDRYSVIERDGMILGCAALHQLDDSSAEVACVAVHPDYRKGSRGADLLAFLEQQARSHGLQKLFVLTTRTAHWFVEQGFVEVDAAALPEARLKQYHNGRNSKVFEKVL
- a CDS encoding FKBP-type peptidyl-prolyl cis-trans isomerase, encoding MKKITTLTLTTLASALILVSGCSTNNDAKQSAAKSVAVTEQSPANEKVGYSLGYMMAEGNKDTVQDLNLDTFEKGFRDGYEGKESALTQEQMQEVLMAYQKEQEEKMIKDMQSKAAENTTKGQEFLAQNAKKEGVKTTASGLQYKAIKEGTGKSPKATDVVEVNYEGKLIDGTVFDSSYERGEPIEFPLNQVIAGWTEGLQLMKEGGKYEFFIPSDLAYGEAGNAGIEPNSTLIFTVELLKVNPAK